From the Lathyrus oleraceus cultivar Zhongwan6 chromosome 3, CAAS_Psat_ZW6_1.0, whole genome shotgun sequence genome, the window tccttagccttgCTCTCTTTAATCCATAGATCACACTGCAAGCTTAATCACCAAGAAATTATGCTCTCAaactctgcaaatcagaggtttatttcaaattttattttcttcaaatcTGCTCATATGTTGCTTGTTTCTTGCTGTTGctgtgttgtctgaagtcctctacatagagACAATCATTTagagctttgaattttcaaattccaACAAGTTTAGTTGAACACCACAgaaattcaacctctgatttctcttaatatagaaacctagagtggatttggttggcacaagggtgatgtacatcaccccagctttcatttggtacctagatcgtggcatttggtgcaCTTTTATTTCTCTGCAACTTTGACCTTCGTCGGAAGCTGgccgaagaagacggtggcgcAGGTCACCGTCCagtctccagattcaatctgaGCCATGCGTTTCTATTTCCAGATTTAATCACAGCCGTCCTATGTTATGACTTGTTTATTGGCTCTGTATGATTAAGTTGACTAGAGTATTTGGTGAGCACGCACTTCCTGGCCACGTGATGATCCActtttttttgttattttattttctgatttcaattttcattttattttttttattccatttcattttaaaaattcatatctccttcattattggtccaaaaaatgtgagaccaattgcatttttcttcttttaatttctagtttctaaaaatgatttttaatatttttattttatcatttgatattttttaggaattttgtcttttctgcttattttaattcatttaaaataggttttgatattcaaaaaatacaaaaatatttttcaaacctctttgaatgatgatagatctatgaaaaatattctcatcaatttattaattgatttgagatttatttgatattttaattcaattaggttatttttatgcatttttaattgattaaaaatagtttgtgacttctaaaaatgctgaaatttttttgtcaaactttgtttgaccttgttgaacttaggataattcacttggacttttcaaagttgatttgaagtgaatttgaagtttgacctttctttattattttaattcaagtattattttaattttgaaaaataccaaaaatattttatttgtttcttgacttctaatcttccttttgcttctgtttactattgtttgaccgtgatcttctttatctttggtcaatgcttgttgattattgcatttcatttccattaatgtactttaatagtcatcatcttcttcttcttcttcttccttttctttttgatcaatgagttaaagattgatGGTTAGCCTTGAaacatgggaggtttaaccttccttgattcaaatctaattcatcttgatcatggatcaagtgaatggatttgcataaaggataggttgcttcctaatcaagcaaagaacctaaatcaatacaagatcatttctcatcttctttttggcatggcaagttgtaggagcttgattcactaatcaagatctctaacttgtgtggttgcctacattattattgaccggcctcagatagttgtgacttctacataagtccaattacaattgcttaacatagcactaaattgccttatagcacactaactctaacactaaccattaaccattaacatttaattcttgcactttatatttatgcaatttactattcttgtacatattattcatttgcttttgctctttgctcatttgagcacatgtttatgttaatgcaatttgccttttgctcacttgagcacataattgtgtatatattattgtgcttgtgttttgttttgattgttgtggaccaaatgaaaaatggacaaatggacttagattctaggacataccctaagcaaaaatggagtaaaaaggccttaatgttgaagatggattagaaggaccaaatatctaaactcactcttgtccattcttgatttacttcatggaactttttgatgtgtgtgcttttgtgctagggatttctatttgagccaaattgaagaaccattgtcatgtgcttcaaaagaaagatacaagagccattggaagattcctaagagctttgcttgattgattgattgcttgagtttacacttatttgtttgcttattccaaaggatgggagctactttgatcatcaatatgatctcaagagaggaactccatttgtggtcttgtttcttatccttcatctcttgtatgattaggactttagcctttcttcttcttccctccactctaacccaagccaaaacttttgtgcaaacatttaacatttgttttcaaatattagaaacctaagcattatgcttttgattttcaaactctctttccataatacttattttgaattgaatctttaagtcaactttgatcatattttgtaaatacttttcattggtaaatataactcattcaaatgttttattttgtggtttcaatggccatttcttatcaaaaacttttcataacctttaactattaggtttgagttatccttgaggtagatgcaatgctcacctatatcattagtgatggacaatgagtcttccatgcttattatagggttaacccctcactagcatgttgaagctatcctcacatggtggatttgtggtttctttaggttgagttttctcccttggataacaaaagaccttaaggcaAGGAATGTCTCTTGGAACTAGTTGTCGGACATCCAATTGAAGTTAAGGTAAGGAATGACCACTACTTTGTAAAAGAACAATCGTCACTTTCAGAATGATTATCAAAAAGTTGAAGAAAGAATCATTCTAATATGCACTCTTTTCTATAACTATAagttttcaatttttttatagTTCAAAATAGGTCAAGCAGTCACCAAATTTTCTACTAAATTGATGATGTATGGAATAGTGCCCCTTGTTGAGTTTCTGCAACATTTATGGATTGCATACAAAAGAAGTTATTTTTAAACgtgtctctctctctctctttggGTGTACTAATTACTATTGATTATGACAGAATAGGAAATGACATTCATGCAGGGACAATCACTACCGCTCATTAACACCGCACTAATCTTGATAGTTTGATATGTAAGTTTGTGTGCAAAGTAATATATCCTTCTACTACTGTACAATCCAATATATCTCCCGACGGGAATGAGTTCTCTCCCATGATATATCTGTGCAGTGAAATCTCAACCACAtgatcaaaaataaaaaatatacaaaatattaaaatagGAAATTTTAAAGATGTACATGACTTTCTCTTCAGTCAAATTCATACGGGAGGGAATCCTTTCCCATCTCTCGACTCGTCTTGTGTCTAAAATTTTAAACACCAATGGAAGATCAACCTAAACATGTTTATAAAGGGGATTAGAGTAACGATTTATTTGGCTTGACAATATAAACATGTTTGATAATCTTCCTCTAACAGTTCACTTTTGGTCCCACAGATTTCTTCTTTATTGATAGAAAGAGATTTTGATAAAATTGGCTAAAGCCAAATTGTCTGACTACCAGGCTTAGTTGGTAGCCTCCAAGTCATACGACATATTTTTCCGTCAAAATTCTAGTTGACAAAACATTGAGTTTAAGGAAAGCTACTCAAATGTAGAGAGCTTTAGAATGGTGTTGAGAAAAAAAGAGGTGAGAATTCTCTCTTAAACTAATATGACCTATAACTTTGATTAATAAATGGGGTCATGGAAAAGATGAATGTAGCACTGTCTACatacaaaaataaataattttttaagGCTTCTCTTGTCAAGCGGTCATTATCTTCTATAGTAAGTAGAACGGGCCTAATGCCTTCGACCCTTCTATCTATGACTTGTTTTGCTAAGTCAGATGGGATGGTAACCTTCAATGAAGGTTTAAAAGTGGAATTAAGCTAAAGTTACAGAAGTAACATAGGATCCAACATCAAGAAGTTTTGGTCAGGAATGATTATGGATTTTAGGTTAGAAGAAACAAGCCCTAAAGATTCATAAAGAGAACCTAAAATCAGCTTGGTAAGACAAATGTTTCCCCTTCATGAATTTGAGTGGCCAAAGCTATAAACTTCTTGGCTATTTGCAGAGAACCATATCAGAAGACAAAGTGAGATAACCAAAGAGTGAGGAAAGCGGCGTGCTCATAGTTAGAGACTTCGTTATGGCGGTCTTCATGTTGGTCCTCAATATAATTGTTAAAGCTTAGACAAGTAAAAGAAAATTGAGTTTTTTTTAGAGAAGGGTCGAAGTTCCCCCCTGTTGATCGAAGGCCAGTAATAGCAGCCGCGTTGAAAAAGATGGAGGTTATCATTCCACAACGCAGTTTAAAAGTGTTGATCGAACCTTCCCAAAAGTAGAGGGTTGGGATGTGCATATTGGTGTTATATCATGGGCCAGTTGATGAACATAGACTTCATCCTTGCATTGTTTGATTTGAATTCTAAGGAAAAACTTCATCTCTCCCATCATACTCATTTCAAATTCATCCTTCATTAACTAAGAAAACTCTTTGCGAAGAGTAGCATTAATAtaaccaaaaatgatatcatcaacatatacttgAACAATTAAGATGTCATTTTTAAGTTTCTTTATGAATAGTGTAGTGTCAACTTGTCCTTTTTGAAAACCATTTTCTAATAGGAAATTACTTAGTTTCTCATGCCAAGCTCTGTGAGCTTGTTTGAGGCCACAAAGTGATTTCTTATGTTTCAAGAGATGTTTTGGATGGATTGAATCATCAAACTCAAGTAGTTGTTTGACATACACCTCTTTAGAAAAATGCACTCTTAGAATCCATTTGATATAAAGTGATATTATGATTAATAACATAAGATAAAAGTATTATGATTGCCTCTAACCTTGTAACATGTGCAAAAGTTTCAAAGaaatcaataccttcttgttgactgtagCCTTGAGCTACAAGTCTAGCTTTATATCTTACTGCTTCACCTTGCTCTTTGAGCTTGTTTTTAAAGATCCATTTTGTTCCAATGATGTTCTTCTGATGAGGTCTGGGTACTAGATCCATAATATCATTCCTTTGAAATTGATTCAGCTCTTATTGCATTTCCATAATCCAGCCATCATATAATAGTGCTTCATCAATATAAGTAGGTCCAATCAAAGAGATAAGTCCTAGCATTGAGTGTTTTTCTCTGAATGCATATCTTGTCTATATAGGACTATCTTAATTTCCAATGATTATCACTTATGGATATAAAAACTTGTAATTGaaggtgtttttggagtgtgtTGCCTCTTGTGAATCTTCATGAGCTTCTTTAGAAGCTCCTTCCTCTGGATGAGCTTTAGAAGTTGGATCAACTTCTAGATCATCAAATTTTGGACATTCAGCCTCTGAACCACGGGTTTCTGAAGTGTCTATAGATACATGAAATTTTGAAACACTTTTAACTAGCTATGACATTTTATTGTTAGGATCTTTGACATCAAATTTGATGTGTATTGACTTTTCATCCATTTTGGTTTCAGAGTTATATATTCTGTATGCCTTTGAGCATTCAGAGTATCCTAAGAAGATATCCTTTTGAGCTTTGGCATTAAATTTTTTCCGATAAACTTTGTTGTTTAAGATGTAACATGTACATCCAAACTGATGAAAATAAGAAATACTTGGCTTTCTTACTTTAAAAAACTCATATGAAATTTTGTTTAGATTCTATTCTGAACATAACATGCAGGTGATTTGGCAAATAATGAAAACTTAAAAATGAAATATTTCCAAAAATTCTTAACGAAAAGCGCTTTCACATGGTTCACCATCCTTCCTCCACACTCCATATACAATTCGAATCAACTAGAAAGAGTATTCCATGAGAAATTCTAATGGGTCAGTGTAAAATTAGCCTGAAAGAATTAGCCAGAGTGAACAGAAAATTCTCTGAGTAAATAGATGGCTATCTCAATAGGTTTAGGTTAATGAATAAGAGATGTTTTTCTCAAGCTCCTGAGCATGGGTTAGTCGAAATGGCTGCAAGTGGTCTAGATGATTCAATTATGAAGAAGTTAGATACCCAAAATCTAAGGGAGATTTCCCAACTAGTAGATATGATTCATCAAGTCGAACTATTGAAGACTGGAAAGGCTAGATCAAATATACACCATAGGAAGGAGAAAGTTTCTTACGTAGAGACAGACGAAAACAGTCAAGAGATTGACATAGTTTTTGAATGTGTCGAAGAAAGCAAGGTTAATATGCCAAAATTAAAGGCAGTGCCTCAATATGTTTTCAAGGTCTTAAGACCTTCAAATGGGAAAAATCCCGTCGAACTGAGTATATAAAACTGAAAAGTTTACTACAAAAACCTATACATTTGACATAACTAAATGTGATGAGATCAGGAGTGGCATTTTTTGGGGGGCATTTATTAGCCTATGATTTTTTACTCAAGTTGCACTGAAACCCGCTAAGCCTGATTTGAAAGAATCTCAAGAACAGATCTATAAGATTATGATCACTCTCTCTTCAAAAGATGTTTAAAAACTCAAAAAGGTTTGCACTGGTCTGACATATTCGACAGGAGTAGAGATGGGAAGTGGAAACACATGCTAAACACAAATAGTTGAAGCATGGTTCGACACCAATATTACAAGATTCGACTAAGGATTCTCGACATATGAAATTGAAGGACTAAGAAATGTTTTTCGACAACAATAACAGTTTTGAAGCAGTTCAAGGGCAGAAGACAAGAGGAAGCAATGCAGAGGACAAAATGTCAAATAATGGTGTACATGTTGATTTCTAGAGAGTTAGTAGTTATCGACGATTACTAATGCATATGTATATAAGTCAGTTTAGTCTCTGTAACAAGGgttcatatttttaattattGTCCTTAATAAAATTCAAACATCCAAGTTACAGAGATAGTGAATTTGTGAAAAAATATATGAATCTGTATCTCATTTTTAATTTAAACATTCGCTTCAAACGATTTATCATTTCCTTTTACTTACTTTATTATTCAAGCAATTTTACTCTCTTAGTTTCTATCAATTTATCCCACATTCTAATGCTTAATTTCTAAGCATGAACACATCTTAGTAAAAAATCAATTTCTTATTTTTAGAATCAATTTTTTTcaactctttttttttttgtttcaaaacaaaataaaaacttttatgtttattttcagaagttttttttttaatttttagtaaaaaatcaatttcttattttaaaaaaaaagatattttttattATCGGTAAAAAAAATGTAAGTTTTTATTATAAAAAAGTATTTTGTTTATTTACAGTTTTATAATTTAAAGAAAAAAGGTATTTATTTTTGTTTTCcagaaaaaatattttttcataaatatatgttttttttctcaagaaatttattttattttcagaattatttttttaaatttaagaaaaaatatttttaatttttaatttttcttattttaattaaaaatatttttagaaaaaGTAGTTAATTAActtaaattattttttatttaaatttgCTTAATGGAATTgtttataatttataatttaatttattaaccatttaaacaattttttttaatctAATTCATTTTGGATATATAGAAGGGTGAAGTTTGGTCTTGGAATTCAGATGACATTATTCCTTAGGATGGTAAATTTGCCAAGGTAAGGAAGGACCACTAGTTTGTAAATTTATAGCTAAAGTTTTCAGTTTTAAGTTGAAGAAAGAACCATTCTACTATGCACTTTTTTTCTATAACTATTAGTTTTCACTTTTTTTAACAGAATGATAGAGTACTTTTAAATTTTATAGCTAAAAATAGGTCAAGCAATGACCAAATTTTGTACTACTAAATTGATGATTATGACAGAATTGATgttcaaaaatattttgcttatgAAATTCAAATATCATTAACACAACAGTGGTCCAACAGAATAGACCATCACCTGCCTCTCAGTAATACCGCACAACATGTTTCCAGATAGAGTAATATTTTAGTGTTTGGTGTAAGTATGGTGTAACTATTTTAGTGTATGAATATCATTACTCTTCCAGATATATCAAATACTCATCTTGTGTCTTAAACACCAATGGAAGATCAGCCTAACAAGTTTCTTCACATTGCTGTTTTCCCATGGCTTGCTTTTGGTCATATCAGTCCTTTCTTTCAGCTTTCCAAACTCATTGCTCAAAAGGGTCATACAATTTCATTCATTTCCACACCTAGAAACATCAAACGCCTCCCTCCACTTCCTCCTAATTTACAACCTTTCATCAATTTTGTGGAACTTCCATTTCCACATATACATCAACTACCTCAAAATGCAGAAGCCACTATGGACATTCCACAACATATTGTTCCATATCTCAATAAAGCATTTGATGGTCTTCAACAACCTTTCACTCAGTTTTTGGAAACATCCACTCCTGATTGTATCATATGTGACTTTGCACCTTATTGGTTACCACCAATAACATCAAAGCTTGGCGTCTTAAGCATCTATTTCAATACTGTAAGTTCATCAAGTATATCTTATGTAGTTGGGAAGTCAAATGACGAGGACAATTTTATTTCTCATGTCCACTATGAACAATATGAATCTGGTGTTTCAGATATGTTTAGGTTGAAGGAAACTATTTTTGGTGCTGAGTTTATTGCTGTAAGAAGTTGCATGGAGATTGAAGGGAAGGCTATAGAATCCATAGAAAATCAATGCAAGAAAAAAGTGATTCCAGTTGGATTATTGCCTCCTTCACTAGAATTCAGTGAAGATAAAAAGGATGAAAACTGGGATACAATTCTAAAATGGTTGGATAAGCACGAAAAAAAGTCAGTGGTTTATGTTGAATTTGGAACCGAAGTGACATTAAGTGATGAAGAAATTACTGAGATAGCTAAAGGATTGGAATCATCTAGTTTTCCATTTCTTTGGATTGTGAAAAACCATGATTGGTTTGTTGAGAATGATTCAAATAAGAATGGATTGATTTGGAGTAATTGGGCACCACAATTGAGAATCTTAGAACATGAGTCAATTGGAGGATTCTTGACACATTGTGGTTGGAGTTCATTGATTGAGAGTTTTAAAGTTGGGTGTCCACTTATTATGTTACCTTTCCAAAGTGATCAAGGTGTAAATGCTAGACTTATGGAAGAAAAAATGGTTGGGATAAAGGTAGAGAGAAATGATGGAAAAATCAATAGGGATTCAGTGGCTAAAGCATTGAGATTGGTGATGGTAGAGGAGGAAGGAAAGATTTATAGAAGTAAAGCTGAAGAGATGAGCAAGATAGTTGGAGACAAGGAGCTGCACCAAAAATATATAGATGACTTTGTTGATTATGTGGAATTGCATATCCCTGCCTCTAAGCACTAACGCTTAAGGTATAATAATTTCATCTTGTTTTCATTCAAGTGCATTTGAATTTTGAGTGTTTTTTCCTCTTTCAGTATTGTAATGCTATCTATATTACAAATTTGTTTACATCACAGTGCATTTGAATTTGGTGCTTTCTTTGTTATTTCTTTCTCTATTGTAATGCAAACTTGTTTTATCGAAGTGCATTTGAATTTGGTGGGGTCTTAGCTCTTTCTTTCTCTATTGTAATGCTACCTATAATGCAAATTTTTGTTTTCAATTTGCAATTTAATCTTTTTGATTGGGTTTTTTAAAAGAGACATCGCTAATTGTAATGACGTAATTAATCATGTTAATTTTCAATTCTCAATTCGAAAAGGCGGGTAGACTTAGACAAGGTAAACCAGGGGATTGGTCTAGGTCTAAGTCCAATATAGTTGAAAAAGTTCCATGCTCACTATAGATTTTGCAGTTTACTTTATGCTCACTGTTAGAGGTAGCATTCTTCCACTTTTGCCCAATAACCAATTAGTGAAGTTCACCAACATCTGATAAATGGAGTAAAGAAAGTACAACTAGGAAAAATAGCATTTGCAAATGCGAATCAAAATAATGCAAATTTCTGTCATAGTGTTACTATCAATTTCAATCAGAGTGTCATTATCTGAGTTTTGTACATAATTCTGCATTATAACACTTATTCCCCCACAAGTTATACTGAGAGGCCAATGAAAATGGTTAACCTCTCACAGTAGGAATCTGTGATTTTTCAGTATGCATCAGTTATAAGTCTGAACTTTACTAGGATCATAAAGTGATGCTATATCTTCACTATTCAGAAACTGATGACTAGCATTCCAAGAATCATTCATGTTTGTGTAAGGACACTCTTAAGTCCGCTAGAAACATCAAACGCCTCCCTCCACTTCCTCCTAATTTACAATCTTTCATCAATTTTGTAGAACTGTCACTTCCACATATAGGATAAACAGGGAAAAAAAGTCAGTGGTTT encodes:
- the LOC127127493 gene encoding putative UDP-rhamnose:rhamnosyltransferase 1 codes for the protein MEDQPNKFLHIAVFPWLAFGHISPFFQLSKLIAQKGHTISFISTPRNIKRLPPLPPNLQPFINFVELPFPHIHQLPQNAEATMDIPQHIVPYLNKAFDGLQQPFTQFLETSTPDCIICDFAPYWLPPITSKLGVLSIYFNTVSSSSISYVVGKSNDEDNFISHVHYEQYESGVSDMFRLKETIFGAEFIAVRSCMEIEGKAIESIENQCKKKVIPVGLLPPSLEFSEDKKDENWDTILKWLDKHEKKSVVYVEFGTEVTLSDEEITEIAKGLESSSFPFLWIVKNHDWFVENDSNKNGLIWSNWAPQLRILEHESIGGFLTHCGWSSLIESFKVGCPLIMLPFQSDQGVNARLMEEKMVGIKVERNDGKINRDSVAKALRLVMVEEEGKIYRSKAEEMSKIVGDKELHQKYIDDFVDYVELHIPASKH